From one Bacteroides fragilis NCTC 9343 genomic stretch:
- a CDS encoding heparinase II/III family protein, whose translation MKKLLIFTLLLCCTVKALSYTERNYLQKQANVSSLQEVLILNQQWVTYPAYTDRTGWDTFLGSFKNECILRGEKQLNYQWQVVKATDYMEFERSGNRSVMETPFANNNNAIADLLLAELAEGKGRFIDQLINGVYHSCEMTSWALAAHLNAQQSHRSLPDFKENIIDLTAGDLGSLLAWTYYYMHKEFDKLNPAISERLRHTLQQRILDPYMNNDHFWWMAVNYRPGMLVNNWNPWCNSNALMCFMLLENDKEMLAKAIYRSMVSVDKFINYTHTDGACEEGPSYWGHAAGKMFDYLELLSAVTGGTVSIFDNPMIKNMGEYISRSYVGKGWVVNFADASAKGSGDAPLIFRYGKAVNSNEMKGFAAMINTNKLPSGRDIYRTLAAIKIANELKETQAAHLTPPFSWYPETEFCYITDNKGNFLAAKGGYNDESHNHNDAGTFSFWIDQTPFLIDAGVGTYTRQTFSKDRYTIWTMQSNYHNLPLINGVPQRYGATYKATQVQADKRKNTFTANIATAYPAEAEVESWIRSYSLQKGQLRISDSFRLTTAKQPNQINFMTWGQVNTEIPGKIQLEVKGKKAVIEYDKQLFDVKTEIIPLTDTRLSNVWGKSICRITLTATNIYKTGNYSFTIKKQ comes from the coding sequence ATGAAGAAATTATTAATATTCACTCTCTTGCTATGCTGTACTGTAAAAGCTCTCAGCTATACAGAACGGAACTATCTTCAAAAACAGGCCAACGTAAGCAGTTTGCAGGAAGTGCTTATATTAAATCAACAATGGGTCACTTATCCTGCTTATACCGACCGAACCGGATGGGACACTTTTTTAGGCTCTTTCAAGAATGAATGTATCCTTCGCGGAGAGAAGCAGTTGAATTATCAATGGCAGGTTGTGAAAGCTACTGATTATATGGAATTTGAACGCAGCGGCAACCGTAGCGTTATGGAAACTCCTTTCGCCAATAATAACAATGCCATAGCCGACCTGCTACTCGCTGAACTCGCAGAAGGGAAAGGACGATTTATCGATCAGCTGATCAACGGTGTATATCATTCCTGCGAGATGACTTCCTGGGCATTGGCCGCCCATTTGAATGCACAACAGTCTCACCGCTCATTACCCGATTTTAAAGAAAACATCATAGACCTGACAGCAGGTGACTTAGGCTCTTTACTCGCATGGACCTATTATTACATGCACAAAGAGTTTGACAAGCTCAATCCTGCTATATCCGAACGTTTACGGCATACGCTCCAACAGCGTATATTGGATCCTTACATGAATAACGATCACTTCTGGTGGATGGCAGTGAACTATAGACCGGGAATGTTGGTCAACAACTGGAATCCTTGGTGTAACAGCAACGCCTTAATGTGTTTTATGCTGCTTGAAAATGATAAAGAAATGTTAGCGAAGGCAATATACCGCAGTATGGTTTCGGTAGATAAATTCATCAACTATACCCATACCGACGGTGCATGTGAGGAAGGCCCCTCCTATTGGGGACATGCCGCCGGAAAAATGTTTGATTATCTGGAATTACTGTCAGCCGTTACCGGGGGAACTGTCTCCATCTTCGATAATCCCATGATAAAGAATATGGGCGAATATATATCACGTTCATACGTGGGCAAAGGATGGGTGGTTAATTTCGCTGATGCTTCGGCGAAAGGCAGTGGAGACGCTCCCTTGATATTCCGGTATGGCAAGGCTGTAAACAGTAACGAAATGAAAGGATTCGCTGCTATGATTAACACCAATAAACTCCCTTCCGGACGCGATATATACCGTACGCTTGCTGCTATAAAGATTGCGAACGAACTAAAAGAAACTCAAGCGGCACATCTGACTCCCCCATTCTCCTGGTATCCGGAAACCGAATTCTGCTATATAACTGACAATAAAGGAAACTTTCTGGCCGCTAAAGGAGGATATAACGACGAGAGCCATAATCATAATGACGCAGGTACCTTCTCTTTCTGGATAGACCAAACTCCTTTTCTTATTGATGCCGGAGTAGGGACCTATACACGCCAGACATTCAGCAAGGATCGCTACACCATTTGGACTATGCAGAGCAACTATCACAATCTCCCCCTGATTAATGGCGTCCCCCAGAGATACGGAGCAACATATAAAGCAACACAAGTACAAGCTGACAAGAGGAAAAACACATTCACAGCCAATATAGCAACAGCCTATCCGGCCGAAGCAGAAGTGGAATCATGGATACGTTCCTATTCACTTCAGAAAGGACAATTACGGATTTCAGATTCTTTCCGTCTGACAACAGCCAAACAGCCTAATCAAATCAATTTCATGACATGGGGGCAGGTGAATACGGAAATACCGGGAAAAATTCAATTGGAAGTAAAAGGAAAGAAAGCCGTCATAGAATATGATAAACAACTGTTCGATGTGAAAACAGAAATAATCCCATTAACAGATACCCGGCTATCCAATGTATGGGGTAAATCGATTTGTCGCATTACACTCACAGCAACAAACATCTATAAAACAGGAAATTATTCTTTTACCATAAAAAAACAATAA
- a CDS encoding alkaline phosphatase — protein sequence MKTQLFKFACLIICLLTIAPNCHAGSKWKAKHVVLIGLDGWGAYSVEKANIPHIKQLMNDGSYTLTKRSVLPSSSAVNWASMFMGAGPELHGYTTWNSSTPDLPSKELSKNGIFPTIFQLLREADPKAEIGTFYEWVGIKYLVDTLAVNKYNQGINYEKYPTELCEKAVKYIKEKKPTLTLIAWDNPDHVGHKEGHDTPAYYHKLEEIDGYIGKVMNAVKEAGILDETIFIITSDHGGINKGHGGKTMQEMETPFIISGKNIKKGHEIQASMMQFDVAATVAAIFKLKQPQVWIGRPIMEVFK from the coding sequence ATGAAAACACAACTGTTTAAATTTGCCTGTTTAATTATCTGCTTATTAACGATAGCTCCCAATTGCCATGCCGGCAGCAAGTGGAAAGCTAAACATGTAGTCTTAATTGGACTGGACGGCTGGGGTGCCTACAGTGTAGAGAAAGCTAATATTCCCCATATCAAACAATTAATGAATGATGGTTCTTACACACTGACCAAACGCTCTGTACTCCCTTCGTCCAGTGCAGTAAACTGGGCATCTATGTTCATGGGAGCAGGCCCGGAACTACACGGATACACAACCTGGAATTCAAGTACTCCGGATCTTCCTTCGAAAGAATTAAGTAAAAATGGCATTTTTCCAACTATATTCCAATTGCTCCGCGAAGCTGATCCGAAAGCTGAAATTGGCACCTTCTACGAATGGGTCGGCATCAAATATCTGGTGGATACGCTGGCAGTAAACAAATATAACCAAGGGATTAACTATGAAAAATATCCTACGGAACTATGCGAAAAAGCCGTGAAGTACATTAAAGAGAAAAAGCCGACTTTAACACTTATTGCCTGGGATAATCCGGATCATGTGGGACATAAGGAAGGTCATGATACACCAGCCTATTATCACAAACTCGAAGAAATAGACGGATACATCGGCAAAGTAATGAATGCGGTGAAAGAAGCCGGAATACTGGATGAAACGATTTTTATAATAACATCCGACCATGGCGGAATCAATAAAGGGCACGGAGGAAAGACAATGCAGGAGATGGAGACTCCGTTCATCATCTCGGGGAAAAATATCAAGAAAGGGCATGAAATTCAGGCCAGCATGATGCAGTTTGACGTAGCTGCTACCGTAGCTGCCATTTTCAAACTCAAGCAGCCACAAGTATGGATCGGAAGGCCCATAATGGAAGTATTTAAGTAA
- a CDS encoding beta-N-acetylhexosaminidase, with product MKRTNRTLFIHNTARGRIKFLLLALFAFQGLQAQKLFPAPSAIETHKGTFSYDEVSAKCVRTTISKSLPAIGIEYSDEAYQLEITPDSIFIDATSAKGAFYARQAIKQLARHERGKIRCCRIYSSPRYAWRGFMLDESRHFFGKEKVKQYLDLMALLHLNVFHWHLTDEPGWRIEIKKYPKLTEIGAVGNWHDAQAAPQFYTQDDIREIVAYAAERQIMVVPEFDMPGHATAVCRAYPEVSGGGEGRWKHFTFHPCKEETYRFISDVLDEIVALFPAPYIHIGGDEVHYGNQNWFTDPEIQNFIKEKGLINETGLEHYFIRRAADLVAAKGKKMIGWDEIVDAGISPSKALVMWWRHDRKYQLLKALEQGYQVVLTPRRPLYGDFVQDASHKVGRYWDGFNPLQDIYAFPEPISHLFKGYEDQILGMQFTLWTERIADGKRLDFMTFPRLIALAESAWTSPKEKDWSRFCMRLPSFLEYLKEQGIYYFDVIHPQETPEPGGPEKADVLQNG from the coding sequence ATGAAACGAACCAACAGAACATTATTCATTCATAATACAGCAAGAGGGAGAATAAAATTTCTTCTTCTTGCTCTATTTGCTTTTCAAGGCTTACAAGCACAAAAGCTATTCCCCGCTCCTTCTGCGATAGAGACACATAAAGGTACATTCTCTTATGACGAAGTTTCGGCTAAGTGTGTACGAACTACTATCTCTAAGTCTCTACCTGCTATCGGCATAGAATACTCGGATGAAGCATATCAACTGGAAATTACACCGGATTCTATCTTCATTGATGCCACTTCTGCGAAAGGAGCATTTTATGCCCGCCAAGCCATTAAACAACTGGCACGGCACGAACGGGGCAAAATCCGCTGTTGCCGGATTTACAGTTCGCCACGCTACGCATGGCGCGGATTTATGCTCGATGAAAGCCGCCACTTCTTCGGCAAAGAGAAAGTTAAACAATACCTCGACTTAATGGCTTTACTCCATCTCAATGTATTCCACTGGCATCTGACAGACGAACCGGGATGGCGAATTGAAATCAAAAAATACCCTAAGCTGACGGAAATAGGGGCCGTTGGCAATTGGCATGATGCCCAAGCAGCTCCGCAGTTCTATACACAGGACGATATACGAGAGATTGTGGCTTATGCGGCCGAACGCCAGATTATGGTGGTTCCTGAATTCGATATGCCCGGACATGCCACAGCGGTTTGCCGCGCTTATCCCGAAGTATCGGGCGGAGGAGAAGGACGCTGGAAGCATTTCACATTCCATCCTTGCAAAGAAGAAACTTATCGTTTTATCAGCGATGTACTCGATGAAATAGTAGCCCTCTTCCCGGCTCCCTATATCCATATTGGAGGTGATGAAGTGCACTACGGCAATCAGAACTGGTTCACAGATCCTGAAATCCAGAACTTCATAAAGGAAAAAGGGCTGATCAATGAAACCGGACTGGAGCATTACTTCATCCGCCGTGCTGCCGATCTGGTAGCGGCCAAAGGTAAAAAAATGATTGGTTGGGACGAAATAGTGGACGCTGGTATCTCCCCCTCCAAAGCGTTGGTTATGTGGTGGCGCCACGACCGTAAGTACCAGTTGCTGAAAGCGCTTGAGCAAGGCTATCAGGTAGTCCTGACTCCACGTCGCCCGCTGTATGGCGATTTCGTACAGGATGCCTCACATAAAGTGGGACGCTATTGGGATGGATTCAATCCGTTGCAAGACATATATGCCTTCCCCGAACCGATCAGTCATCTTTTTAAAGGATACGAAGATCAGATACTGGGTATGCAGTTCACACTTTGGACCGAACGGATTGCAGACGGAAAACGGTTGGACTTCATGACCTTCCCACGCCTGATAGCACTGGCAGAATCTGCGTGGACATCGCCCAAAGAGAAAGACTGGAGTCGTTTCTGCATGCGGTTACCGTCTTTCCTGGAATATCTGAAGGAGCAAGGCATCTATTATTTCGATGTGATTCACCCACAAGAAACTCCCGAACCAGGCGGACCGGAGAAAGCGGACGTATTACAAAACGGATAG
- the lacZ4 gene encoding beta-glucuronidase LacZ4 — protein sequence MSLHAQRQDILLNNNWNFRFSHQVQGDTRRVDLPHTWNAQDALAGKIDYKRGIGNYEKALYIRPEWKGKRLFLRFDGVNSIADVFINRKHIGEHRGGYGAFIFEITDLVKYGEKNSVLVRANNGEQLDIMPLVGDFNFYGGIYRDVHLLITDETCISPLDYASPGVYLVQEVVSPQEAKVCAKVNLSNRAADGTAELQVLVTDGTKVICKESRNVSLKQGADILEQLPLLIQKPRLWNGCEDPFMYQVSISLHKDGKQIDSVTQPLGLRYYHTDPDKGFFLNGKHLPLHGVCRHQDRAEVGNALRPQHHEEDVALMREMGVNAIRLAHYPQATYMYDLMDKHGIVTWAEIPFVGPGGYADKGFVDQASFRENGKQQLIELIRQHYNHPSICFWGLFNELKEVGDNPVEYVKELNALAKQEDPTRPTTSASNQDGNLNFITENIAWNRYDGWYGSTPKTLATFLDRTHKKHPELRIGISEYGAGASIYHQQDSLKQPSASGWWHPENWQTYYHMENWKIIAERPFVWGTFVWNMFDFGAAHRTEGDRPGINDKGLVTFDRKVRKDAFYFYKANWNKQEPMIYLAEKRCRLRYQPEQTFMAFTTAPEAELFVNGVSCGKQKADTYSTVVWKNVKLTSGENIIRVTTPGKKPLTDEVTVEYKEDRPL from the coding sequence ATCTCGCTCCATGCCCAGCGTCAGGATATTCTACTCAACAATAACTGGAATTTCCGTTTTTCGCATCAGGTACAGGGAGACACCCGGCGGGTGGACTTGCCGCACACCTGGAATGCACAAGACGCACTTGCCGGCAAAATAGATTATAAACGAGGTATTGGCAACTACGAGAAAGCTTTGTACATCCGCCCCGAATGGAAAGGTAAACGTCTTTTTCTTCGTTTCGACGGAGTAAACAGTATAGCCGATGTATTTATTAATCGCAAGCATATAGGTGAGCACCGAGGCGGATACGGAGCCTTCATCTTCGAAATCACGGACTTGGTGAAATATGGAGAAAAGAACTCTGTCCTGGTACGCGCCAACAACGGTGAACAGTTAGACATCATGCCGCTGGTGGGTGACTTCAATTTTTATGGAGGAATCTATCGGGACGTACATCTGCTGATAACCGATGAGACTTGTATCTCACCTTTGGACTACGCTTCGCCGGGAGTTTATCTGGTACAGGAGGTCGTCAGCCCGCAGGAAGCGAAAGTATGCGCTAAAGTTAACCTATCCAACCGTGCAGCCGACGGAACTGCCGAACTTCAGGTCCTGGTAACGGATGGCACCAAGGTGATTTGCAAAGAGAGCCGCAACGTGTCATTGAAACAGGGGGCTGATATTCTGGAACAACTCCCTCTACTGATTCAGAAACCACGTCTCTGGAATGGTTGCGAAGATCCCTTTATGTATCAGGTCAGTATCAGTCTTCACAAAGACGGCAAACAAATCGACAGTGTAACGCAGCCATTAGGATTGCGCTATTATCATACCGATCCGGATAAAGGATTCTTTCTGAATGGCAAACACCTGCCGCTTCATGGAGTCTGTCGCCATCAGGACCGCGCAGAAGTAGGCAATGCACTCCGCCCGCAGCATCACGAAGAAGATGTGGCACTGATGCGCGAAATGGGAGTCAATGCCATCCGCCTGGCACACTACCCTCAAGCTACCTATATGTACGACCTGATGGATAAACACGGTATTGTAACCTGGGCCGAGATTCCGTTTGTAGGTCCCGGAGGATATGCAGATAAAGGTTTTGTAGACCAAGCTTCCTTCCGCGAAAATGGTAAACAACAATTGATCGAACTGATCCGGCAGCACTACAACCACCCTTCCATCTGCTTCTGGGGACTATTTAATGAGCTGAAAGAGGTGGGTGACAATCCCGTAGAATATGTAAAAGAACTGAATGCACTGGCAAAACAGGAAGACCCTACCCGCCCGACAACTTCGGCCAGTAACCAGGACGGCAATTTGAACTTCATTACCGAAAACATAGCCTGGAACCGTTACGACGGTTGGTATGGAAGTACTCCGAAAACACTGGCAACCTTTTTGGACCGTACACATAAAAAACACCCCGAACTACGCATCGGCATCAGTGAATATGGGGCAGGAGCCAGCATCTATCATCAGCAGGACTCACTCAAACAACCGTCGGCTTCAGGCTGGTGGCATCCCGAGAACTGGCAGACTTACTACCACATGGAGAATTGGAAAATCATTGCCGAACGTCCCTTCGTATGGGGTACTTTCGTTTGGAACATGTTCGATTTCGGGGCAGCTCATCGTACGGAAGGCGACCGTCCGGGTATCAACGATAAAGGACTTGTCACCTTCGACAGAAAAGTGAGAAAAGATGCTTTCTACTTCTACAAAGCTAACTGGAATAAACAGGAACCGATGATCTATCTGGCGGAAAAACGCTGTCGGCTCCGCTATCAGCCGGAACAGACCTTCATGGCTTTCACCACTGCCCCGGAAGCCGAACTATTTGTAAACGGTGTCAGTTGTGGTAAACAAAAGGCGGACACCTACTCAACCGTTGTGTGGAAAAATGTCAAACTCACCTCGGGAGAGAATATCATTCGTGTGACTACTCCCGGCAAGAAACCACTTACAGACGAAGTGACAGTAGAATATAAAGAAGACAGACCGCTCTAA
- a CDS encoding RagB/SusD family nutrient uptake outer membrane protein, whose product MKLLNKLFILTATAIAISSCQGDLLDTKPYDKASSGSMWSNENFCTMGVASIYATLREGYVAKEAYLMEAFSVGATCRDNDYPLLAGTASIGSGIFSDYWKQHYAGIYRANDAIVHLPDAPISESVKGKLLSEAKVLRAFYYYKLNAVFRGVPYYNTPMELDQADKPRESEENIWNFCIQDLTDAINDPNFPDRIATGKAEWGHVTKSVAYALRGKIYLWTKEWSKAEADFRKVGELGHSLFQDGYKQLFKEANEQSDEAIFSLQCIDNNGSTYGNSMSFRYGGRTTFGSCWNTMLASVDFVETYENIDGSKFNWDEYIPGFSSLDIKDREVFFLRNTDPVTVKAQYREIGFDGTEEALDDMVKKIKAKVDGRLEKLSDKAKALYLPAGNEARIKAAYDSRDPRLAQTVITPYATYDGSGNSVDHTFTSRWPYYGADTDYPYDLRTDTQSHLYYLFRKFVAEGSSEMTNREQSPIDLPIIRYATVVIGLAEALNEQGKTDEAIEWLNKVRQRAGVALLNSNTATMVQGQEDMRVRIQNEFRWETAGEGVDFYEELRWKTWKESKFNNADGTAGMKDVWGTITYPYTWGGDQYYVWPIPKHETDMNKSLTQNSGWN is encoded by the coding sequence ATGAAACTATTAAATAAATTATTCATATTAACAGCCACAGCAATTGCTATAAGCAGTTGCCAAGGAGATTTACTGGACACAAAGCCATATGATAAAGCATCATCGGGCAGTATGTGGAGTAACGAAAACTTTTGTACTATGGGAGTAGCATCTATCTACGCTACCCTGCGCGAAGGTTATGTAGCAAAAGAGGCTTATCTAATGGAGGCATTCAGCGTGGGAGCAACCTGCCGTGACAACGATTATCCGCTACTGGCCGGTACAGCTTCCATCGGTTCCGGAATATTCTCAGACTATTGGAAACAACATTATGCAGGTATCTACCGTGCCAATGATGCCATTGTACATCTACCCGACGCACCGATAAGTGAAAGCGTAAAAGGTAAATTATTATCCGAAGCAAAAGTATTGCGTGCATTTTATTATTACAAACTGAATGCAGTTTTCAGGGGTGTTCCTTATTATAATACGCCTATGGAACTTGATCAGGCAGACAAACCACGTGAAAGCGAAGAGAATATATGGAATTTCTGCATACAAGATTTAACCGACGCAATAAATGATCCGAATTTTCCCGACCGTATCGCTACCGGTAAAGCAGAATGGGGTCATGTCACCAAATCAGTGGCTTATGCATTACGTGGCAAAATCTATCTATGGACCAAAGAATGGAGCAAAGCGGAAGCAGATTTCCGTAAAGTAGGTGAATTGGGACATTCATTATTTCAGGATGGTTACAAGCAACTCTTCAAAGAAGCTAATGAACAGAGTGATGAAGCTATCTTCTCTTTGCAGTGTATCGATAATAATGGTAGCACTTACGGAAATTCCATGAGCTTCCGTTATGGTGGTCGTACTACATTTGGTTCTTGCTGGAACACTATGTTAGCCAGTGTGGATTTTGTAGAAACCTACGAAAATATAGACGGCAGTAAATTTAACTGGGATGAATACATTCCTGGTTTCTCAAGCTTAGATATTAAGGATCGTGAAGTATTCTTCTTGCGTAATACCGATCCGGTAACAGTAAAAGCACAGTATCGCGAAATCGGCTTTGACGGCACGGAAGAGGCATTAGACGACATGGTAAAAAAAATAAAAGCCAAAGTAGACGGACGTCTGGAGAAGTTGAGTGACAAGGCAAAAGCATTATATCTCCCGGCAGGAAACGAGGCTCGTATCAAAGCTGCTTATGACAGCCGCGATCCTCGTTTAGCCCAAACTGTCATCACTCCATATGCTACATATGACGGTTCGGGAAACAGTGTAGACCACACCTTCACTTCACGCTGGCCCTACTATGGTGCTGACACCGATTATCCTTATGACTTACGTACTGACACTCAGAGCCATTTATACTATTTGTTCCGCAAATTTGTTGCTGAAGGTTCAAGTGAGATGACCAATCGTGAACAATCTCCGATTGACCTGCCAATTATCCGCTACGCAACTGTCGTCATAGGATTGGCAGAAGCATTGAATGAGCAGGGTAAAACCGATGAGGCCATCGAATGGCTGAATAAAGTACGCCAACGTGCCGGTGTTGCACTGTTGAACAGCAATACTGCCACTATGGTTCAGGGACAGGAAGATATGCGCGTTCGTATCCAGAATGAATTCCGCTGGGAAACAGCAGGTGAAGGAGTTGACTTTTACGAAGAACTCCGTTGGAAAACATGGAAAGAAAGTAAATTTAATAATGCTGATGGTACAGCCGGGATGAAAGATGTATGGGGGACTATCACCTATCCTTACACATGGGGAGGAGACCAATATTATGTATGGCCAATCCCAAAACATGAAACTGATATGAACAAATCCCTGACCCAGAATTCGGGCTGGAATTAA
- a CDS encoding glycoside hydrolase family 88 protein, whose protein sequence is MNLKPLLGAACAMICVACSNHKPTVPSFITENVEFAKAQLGLAIDTIEASGKCLNPVTLNRDGSVYYCGYADWRSGFFPGSIWYLYELTGDTSYLPLARKYTEAIRPAEHLTWHHDIGFIINCSFGNGLRLAPDTAAYKNVMIQAAKSLCTRFRPNAGVIQSWDVKGNSWQSERGWECPVIIDNMMNLELLFEATKLSGDSTFYKVAVAHADRTLSEHFRPDGSCYHVVDYNISDGSVRHKQTAQGYADESVWSRGQAWAIYGFTICYRETKDRKYLDQALKTFNRMKNDPHMPEDLIPYWDMDAPNIPNEPRDASSASCIASALYEISTYAVSDAASYKAYADRIMHSLASPDYRAALGTNGNFILMHSVGSIPHNSEIDVPLNYADYYFLEALKRRKDLDK, encoded by the coding sequence ATGAACTTAAAACCCTTATTGGGAGCAGCCTGCGCAATGATATGTGTGGCTTGCTCAAACCACAAACCCACAGTACCGTCTTTTATAACAGAAAATGTAGAATTTGCCAAAGCACAACTCGGTTTGGCCATCGACACCATCGAAGCAAGCGGAAAATGTCTCAATCCTGTAACTCTCAATAGAGATGGATCTGTATATTACTGCGGATATGCCGATTGGCGCAGTGGATTTTTTCCCGGTAGCATCTGGTATCTGTACGAACTGACAGGTGACACCAGCTATCTTCCACTGGCCAGAAAATATACTGAAGCCATTCGCCCGGCCGAGCACCTGACCTGGCATCACGATATAGGATTCATCATTAATTGCAGTTTTGGTAACGGCCTAAGGCTCGCTCCCGATACAGCTGCATATAAAAACGTAATGATACAGGCAGCCAAATCACTCTGTACCCGTTTTCGCCCTAATGCCGGAGTCATTCAAAGCTGGGATGTAAAAGGCAATAGCTGGCAAAGTGAAAGAGGCTGGGAATGTCCGGTTATCATTGACAACATGATGAACCTGGAACTTCTGTTCGAAGCAACCAAACTGTCCGGTGATTCCACTTTCTATAAAGTAGCCGTAGCACACGCAGACCGTACTCTTTCCGAGCATTTCCGCCCTGATGGAAGTTGCTATCACGTAGTGGACTACAATATTTCGGACGGCTCCGTACGTCATAAACAGACAGCACAAGGATATGCTGATGAATCGGTTTGGTCACGCGGGCAGGCATGGGCTATCTATGGCTTCACTATTTGCTATCGTGAAACGAAAGACCGCAAATATCTGGACCAGGCACTGAAAACATTCAATAGGATGAAAAATGATCCGCACATGCCCGAAGATCTGATACCTTACTGGGACATGGATGCACCCAATATACCCAATGAACCCCGGGACGCTTCTTCTGCATCCTGCATCGCTTCTGCCCTGTATGAAATCAGCACATATGCAGTATCCGATGCCGCTTCTTACAAAGCATACGCAGACCGCATTATGCATAGTCTCGCCTCACCTGACTATCGGGCCGCATTGGGCACTAACGGCAATTTTATCCTGATGCATAGCGTAGGCAGTATTCCGCACAATAGTGAAATTGACGTACCTCTGAACTATGCAGACTACTACTTTCTGGAAGCCCTGAAGCGTAGAAAAGATTTAGATAAATAA